The Tindallia californiensis genomic interval GCCGCTAATGGCAATATCATCATCAATGAAGGATTAGTTTTTGACTATAATTCTGCTACCGTCAAAAGAGAAGGCATTGAATTATTAGACCAACTTGCAATTGCTTTTGAGAGAGTATTAGACGATCGGTCAACCAGAAACAACATTGATGCCATTAGTATCCAAGGACATACAGACAACACTGGAAGCGCGGAATATAACCGAGATTTATCTACCAGGCGTGCTACTTCTGTTGTGAATCACATGATGAATGCTAACCCTAATTTAGAAAGAAAATATGCTGACTTTTTTGCTGCCACAGGATACTCTGAGTTTCGACCTATCGCTTCCAATCGGACAGCTTCTGGCCGTTCTCAAAATAGACGAATCGAAATATCTATTATCTTAAAGGACGATCAGGTGCAAAATATTATTGAAACATATTTGGAAGATTCTATGGATATTTTTGAATAAAATTACTTTCCCTCACTCCATTTCCATACAGGGATAAAGCCAATCATAAAAAAGGCGATTCCTTCCAGTTCAAATGAGTGAGGTAGCAAAGTCCTTGCTGAGCCGAGGATTAAGCCTGCAAAAAAATAAGATATGATGGCTCGATGTTGATCGTAAAGCTTTTCCAGTGCATGAACCAGCAACACCATTCCAATGATACTTCCAATACCAAAAATAGCTAATTTAGGAATAACCAACTCACTCAGATAAAACAGAACCGTATCATAAACACCCATGACAATCAAAACAGAGCTGCCAGGTAATCCTGGCAGCACCATCGTAGCACTTGATAATGCCCCTGCAACAAACAAGTATATTCCACTAATCTCTTCCATCACACTGGTTGACCCGATCGGATCGTTACCGAGCGAAAAGCCTATAACAACTCCTATACTCATAAAGATTACTCTTCTATTATTAATACCAGGACAACAGTTCAAAACCGCTCGTATTGATGCCAGTAAACATCCCAGTAAAAAAACAGATGTTTGATCTCTATATTTCGTAAAAAACCACGCAAATAAAAATCCACTGGCAAAAATACCCGCCATAATGCCTAGTAGAAGCGGTATATAAGGCTTGAAAATGCGATTGACTAAATCTCGTACTAGTTGCTCATAAATTCCAAAAATAACGAATAAAGTTCCTCCACTCATACCTGGCAAAACCATAATAAAACCTAAAACTACCCCTTGCACAAAAAGAAGCATTCAGCCA includes:
- a CDS encoding DUF368 domain-containing protein, with amino-acid sequence MLLFVQGVVLGFIMVLPGMSGGTLFVIFGIYEQLVRDLVNRIFKPYIPLLLGIMAGIFASGFLFAWFFTKYRDQTSVFLLGCLLASIRAVLNCCPGINNRRVIFMSIGVVIGFSLGNDPIGSTSVMEEISGIYLFVAGALSSATMVLPGLPGSSVLIVMGVYDTVLFYLSELVIPKLAIFGIGSIIGMVLLVHALEKLYDQHRAIISYFFAGLILGSARTLLPHSFELEGIAFFMIGFIPVWKWSEGK